A window from Kovacikia minuta CCNUW1 encodes these proteins:
- a CDS encoding cytochrome c oxidase subunit 3 translates to MESSVSSEQVQQKVHQESEHTHDVQGTSLFGFIVFLLSESVIFLSFFAGYIALKTTTPDWLPPGVEGLETHDPLINTIVLVSSSFVIYFAEEALKKNKLTLFRLLWLLTSAMGIYFLVGQAIEWRGLPFGFTSGAFGGTFYLLTGFHGLHVLTGILLQFLMLARSFFPGNYTKGHTGVTEVSLFWHFVDVIWIILFCLIYVWQ, encoded by the coding sequence ATGGAAAGTTCTGTCAGTTCCGAGCAGGTGCAACAAAAAGTACATCAGGAGAGTGAGCATACCCATGATGTGCAGGGCACCAGCCTGTTTGGCTTTATTGTGTTTCTGCTGTCAGAGAGCGTTATTTTTCTTAGCTTTTTTGCGGGATACATTGCCCTCAAAACAACGACGCCTGACTGGCTACCACCAGGAGTTGAGGGGTTAGAAACCCATGATCCGTTGATCAATACGATCGTGTTGGTTTCCAGTAGCTTCGTGATTTATTTTGCCGAAGAAGCGCTCAAGAAAAATAAACTAACCTTGTTTCGCCTGCTCTGGTTACTGACTTCTGCAATGGGAATTTACTTTCTGGTGGGGCAGGCGATCGAGTGGCGGGGTCTTCCCTTCGGGTTTACCTCAGGAGCTTTTGGCGGTACATTCTACCTGCTAACAGGATTTCATGGCTTGCACGTTTTAACCGGAATCCTGCTTCAATTTTTGATGCTTGCCCGTTCCTTTTTTCCTGGCAACTACACCAAAGGTCATACGGGAGTGACCGAAGTTTCCTTATTCTGGCACTTTGTTGATGTCATTTGGATTATTTTGTTTTGTCTGATCTATGTGTGGCAGTGA
- a CDS encoding NAD(P)/FAD-dependent oxidoreductase has translation MSHPESSTIILGAGFVGLFTALHLVHRHYPAPIILVDKSDRFSFKPLLYEYLSGELTPNEVVPSYTTLLKGSGVQFIQDTVEHIDLQQQQVQLGKGSAYPYSNLVLALGSVPAFFAEGASDHALTFQSKVDVDRLREHLQSTLHRAAQSTDAEERQHLLTTTIVGGGPAGVELSMTLGDVLPEWYRDRGGNPAELKVVLLNRGDILAGDINSHLRAIAKQSFQKRKIPIEFRMGASVTAIRPGVVEYTRENQAEQLAAGTIVWTAGTTVNPLIKMLPIAAENRTKRGQVHVLPTLQLPEYPAVFAAGDCAVVVEAGNEQRLPATAQVAYQQGATIAHNLLNQVKHLSLQPAQVSLRGTLMKLGFDTAVANLFDRYEITGKAGQLIREGTYLGMLPTPLHDFKASEEWFVDELFDRHAPNSL, from the coding sequence ATGAGCCATCCCGAATCTTCAACAATCATCTTAGGGGCAGGTTTTGTAGGGTTATTTACTGCCCTGCATCTGGTGCATCGCCACTATCCAGCTCCCATTATTTTGGTGGATAAAAGCGATCGCTTTAGCTTCAAACCCTTGCTGTATGAGTATCTCAGTGGTGAGTTAACCCCAAATGAGGTGGTGCCCTCCTATACAACGCTGCTAAAGGGAAGTGGGGTTCAATTTATCCAGGACACAGTGGAGCACATTGATCTGCAACAGCAGCAGGTTCAACTGGGAAAGGGGAGTGCCTATCCCTATAGCAATCTAGTTCTGGCTTTGGGGAGCGTTCCAGCCTTTTTTGCAGAGGGGGCAAGCGACCATGCGTTAACTTTTCAGTCAAAAGTTGATGTGGATCGGTTGCGGGAGCACCTGCAATCTACTTTGCACCGCGCAGCCCAGTCTACTGATGCTGAGGAGCGCCAGCACTTGCTGACCACCACGATCGTAGGGGGAGGTCCGGCGGGTGTTGAATTATCCATGACCCTGGGAGATGTGTTACCAGAATGGTACCGCGACAGGGGTGGGAATCCAGCAGAGTTAAAGGTCGTCCTGCTTAACCGGGGAGATATTCTGGCAGGTGATATCAACAGCCATCTACGGGCGATCGCAAAACAGTCTTTTCAGAAACGGAAGATTCCCATTGAATTCCGGATGGGAGCCTCTGTGACTGCGATTCGCCCCGGCGTTGTGGAATATACGCGCGAGAACCAGGCAGAGCAGTTAGCCGCAGGCACGATTGTTTGGACAGCGGGAACAACGGTTAATCCTTTGATCAAAATGCTGCCCATTGCTGCCGAAAATCGGACTAAACGGGGACAGGTGCATGTGCTCCCAACCCTGCAACTACCGGAATATCCAGCGGTGTTTGCGGCAGGAGACTGTGCGGTTGTGGTAGAAGCAGGCAACGAACAACGATTGCCCGCCACTGCCCAGGTTGCCTACCAGCAGGGAGCCACGATCGCCCACAACCTGCTCAACCAGGTCAAACATCTCTCGCTGCAACCAGCCCAGGTTAGCCTGCGGGGCACTTTAATGAAACTCGGATTTGACACAGCCGTTGCTAATTTATTTGATCGTTATGAAATTACGGGCAAAGCAGGTCAACTGATTCGTGAAGGCACCTATTTAGGAATGTTGCCCACGCCTCTACATGATTTCAAAGCCAGTGAGGAATGGTTCGTTGACGAGTTGTTCGATCGCCACGCTCCCAATTCCCTCTAG
- the glmU gene encoding bifunctional UDP-N-acetylglucosamine diphosphorylase/glucosamine-1-phosphate N-acetyltransferase GlmU: protein MVAVAILAAGRGTRMKSDLPKVLHQMGGKSLVEWVLGSLSEIEPVRRLVIVGYRSELVQQALSKLDTSEAYPELEFVEQTEQLGTGHAVQQLLPHLQGFEGDLLILNGDVPLLRPQTLRLLLQTHRDRQNPATILTAHLPNPKGYGRVFCNGQNILQQIVEDRDCTAAQKQNHRINAGVYCFRWQDLAEVLPRLSAENDQKEYYLTDAVNFLDPVTVVDVEDYQEILGINDRKQLSTAYGILQTRIKDNWMAAGVTLIDPDSITIDDTVQLEPDVVVEPETHLRGKTVIQSGSRIGPGSLIENSQIGKNATVLYSVVTDSTVADGTRIGPFAHLRGHAETGVNCRIGNFVELKNTKLGDRTNVAHLSYLGDTTTGNQVNIGAGTITANYDGVNKHPTTIGDRSKTGSNSVLVAPIAIGKDVNIAAGSTITEDVPDDCLVIARSRQVVKPGWRLKSRQKPD, encoded by the coding sequence ATGGTAGCGGTTGCGATACTGGCGGCGGGGCGGGGAACGCGAATGAAATCGGATTTGCCCAAAGTGCTGCACCAAATGGGGGGAAAATCTCTGGTTGAGTGGGTTCTTGGCAGTTTGTCAGAGATTGAACCTGTTCGGCGTTTAGTGATTGTTGGCTATCGGAGTGAGTTGGTGCAACAGGCTCTCTCAAAGCTGGATACATCAGAAGCATACCCTGAATTAGAGTTTGTTGAGCAAACCGAACAATTGGGAACAGGGCATGCGGTTCAACAACTACTCCCCCACCTCCAGGGATTTGAGGGAGACCTGTTGATTCTCAACGGAGATGTGCCACTACTGCGTCCTCAAACTCTCCGACTGTTGCTACAGACCCATCGCGATCGACAGAATCCAGCGACTATTTTAACGGCACACCTGCCTAACCCGAAGGGATATGGGCGGGTTTTTTGTAATGGCCAAAACATCCTCCAGCAGATTGTAGAAGACCGGGATTGCACAGCCGCTCAAAAGCAAAATCATCGGATTAATGCCGGGGTATACTGCTTCCGCTGGCAGGATTTAGCCGAAGTTTTGCCCCGCTTGTCTGCGGAGAATGACCAAAAAGAGTATTACCTGACCGATGCGGTGAATTTTCTCGATCCGGTGACGGTTGTTGATGTGGAGGATTATCAGGAAATCCTGGGAATTAACGATCGCAAACAGCTCTCAACCGCCTACGGTATTTTGCAAACCCGGATTAAGGATAACTGGATGGCAGCCGGAGTGACGCTGATCGATCCAGACAGTATTACGATCGATGACACGGTGCAGTTAGAACCAGATGTGGTGGTTGAACCAGAAACTCACCTGCGCGGTAAAACCGTGATCCAATCAGGCAGTCGCATTGGTCCGGGTAGTTTGATTGAAAATAGCCAGATTGGCAAAAACGCGACGGTGCTGTATTCAGTCGTTACCGACAGCACCGTAGCAGATGGCACACGCATCGGTCCCTTTGCCCACCTGCGTGGCCATGCAGAAACCGGGGTCAATTGCCGAATTGGGAATTTTGTGGAGTTAAAGAATACAAAATTGGGCGATCGCACGAATGTGGCCCACCTTTCCTACCTGGGTGACACCACCACCGGAAACCAGGTCAACATTGGTGCAGGCACCATTACCGCTAATTACGATGGGGTCAACAAACACCCAACGACGATTGGCGATCGCTCCAAAACGGGTTCCAACAGTGTGCTAGTTGCCCCCATTGCCATTGGCAAAGATGTCAACATCGCCGCTGGTTCTACCATCACAGAAGATGTTCCGGATGATTGTTTGGTGATTGCCCGTTCTCGCCAGGTCGTAAAACCAGGTTGGCGGTTAAAGTCCAGACAAAAGCCAGATTAA
- the mgsA gene encoding methylglyoxal synthase → MPTTIALIAHDAKKEEIASFAAQHAPLLKRYRLIATDTTGQRIQDVAGLVVERKLSGPMGGDAQIAAEVVAGTVVAVIFLVDALYAQPHEPGLQVISRVCNVHNVLLATNLITAEAIAARLAKTLVAHLIYNPVSGQGNAEQDLSFIQQMLEPHLHLEVHETTSDVGAEELVKEAITADADIVIASGGDGTVSAVAGALIGSGIPLGIIPRGTANAFAVALGIPRLLPIRNACQIILAGHTKQVDVARCNGMPMILLAGVGYEAEMVERASRELKDQWGAMAYLMAGWQLLDEQGQFDAEIEAEGEVHQFQANAITIANAAPPTSVLAQGAGEVLFDDGLLDVTIATAETKLQAVTTMLTMLGSALVKGGRQNQNVVHGRARKLKVKTNPPQKVVVDGEIVGTTPIEVECIPDGLTVLVPG, encoded by the coding sequence ATGCCTACCACGATCGCCCTTATCGCCCATGATGCAAAAAAAGAAGAAATTGCCAGCTTTGCAGCGCAGCATGCCCCCTTACTAAAGCGGTATCGCTTAATTGCAACGGATACCACTGGACAGCGGATTCAGGATGTGGCGGGTTTGGTTGTCGAGCGCAAGTTGTCTGGTCCTATGGGGGGGGATGCCCAGATTGCCGCGGAGGTGGTAGCAGGAACTGTGGTAGCGGTCATTTTTCTGGTCGATGCCCTCTATGCCCAACCCCACGAACCTGGACTTCAGGTGATTTCGCGGGTTTGTAATGTCCACAACGTGTTACTGGCAACCAATTTAATTACAGCCGAGGCGATCGCTGCCCGTTTAGCAAAAACACTGGTTGCCCATCTAATCTACAACCCCGTTTCCGGGCAGGGGAACGCTGAACAAGATTTATCCTTCATTCAACAAATGCTGGAGCCGCACCTGCACCTGGAAGTCCATGAAACCACAAGTGATGTGGGGGCAGAAGAACTGGTGAAGGAGGCGATCACTGCCGATGCTGACATTGTAATTGCCTCTGGCGGAGATGGCACCGTTTCTGCTGTTGCGGGAGCGCTGATTGGTTCCGGAATTCCATTAGGCATCATCCCCAGAGGCACTGCCAATGCCTTCGCCGTAGCACTTGGAATTCCCCGTTTGTTGCCCATTCGCAACGCCTGTCAAATTATTCTGGCAGGTCACACAAAGCAGGTAGATGTTGCCCGTTGCAATGGAATGCCGATGATTCTGCTGGCAGGTGTGGGATATGAAGCCGAAATGGTCGAACGTGCCAGTCGAGAGCTTAAGGATCAATGGGGCGCAATGGCATACCTGATGGCAGGTTGGCAATTGCTGGATGAGCAAGGGCAATTTGATGCCGAAATTGAGGCGGAGGGAGAAGTGCATCAGTTTCAAGCCAATGCAATTACGATCGCTAACGCCGCCCCCCCCACCTCTGTTCTGGCACAGGGAGCCGGAGAGGTGTTGTTTGACGATGGGCTATTGGATGTGACGATCGCGACCGCAGAAACAAAACTCCAGGCAGTTACCACGATGCTGACAATGCTGGGATCTGCTCTGGTGAAAGGCGGACGGCAAAATCAAAATGTGGTTCACGGACGCGCCCGAAAGCTCAAGGTCAAAACCAACCCACCCCAAAAGGTGGTGGTAGATGGGGAAATTGTTGGTACAACACCGATCGAAGTGGAATGTATTCCCGACGGGTTAACCGTGTTGGTTCCGGGTTGA
- a CDS encoding DUF2231 domain-containing protein: MNPELIEQLGSQLGANGLPYTIPIHPNLVHLTLGLFIIAIAFDIAGALFPLEKSILKFLSLTVIRSNFFDVGWYNMLAAAIITFFTVAAGFYEMLLATPPADVKSAWGLGAMETMLWHGVGGVLLLAMIVGMTVWRGFQRFLWRNDMGRQVQWSYLLVGLVIFFLMFLHGTLGAHLAGEFGVHNTADRLLRAGENPNVILSK; this comes from the coding sequence ATGAACCCTGAGTTGATTGAACAGTTGGGTTCCCAGCTTGGTGCAAATGGGTTGCCCTACACTATTCCAATTCATCCCAATCTGGTGCATTTGACACTAGGGTTGTTCATTATTGCGATCGCCTTTGATATCGCTGGCGCACTGTTTCCGCTGGAAAAGTCTATTCTCAAATTTTTGTCCCTGACGGTCATTCGTTCTAACTTCTTTGATGTTGGTTGGTACAACATGCTGGCAGCGGCAATTATTACCTTCTTCACCGTCGCCGCAGGTTTCTACGAAATGCTACTGGCAACCCCTCCTGCCGATGTCAAAAGTGCCTGGGGACTGGGTGCGATGGAGACCATGCTGTGGCACGGGGTCGGAGGCGTACTGCTCCTGGCAATGATTGTTGGGATGACTGTGTGGCGAGGGTTTCAACGCTTTCTGTGGCGAAACGATATGGGCAGACAGGTGCAGTGGAGTTACCTGCTGGTTGGGCTGGTGATCTTTTTTCTGATGTTCCTCCACGGCACATTGGGTGCCCATCTTGCAGGTGAGTTTGGGGTTCACAATACGGCTGATCGCCTGCTCCGCGCTGGTGAAAACCCAAATGTAATATTGAGCAAATAA
- a CDS encoding DUF2231 domain-containing protein: protein MLDFLPPLNDHNLPYPDTIHPIVVHFVIAMVLFAFLCDVIGYFTRNVRLFEVSWWNLFFATLSIFIAVLFGQVEAGLAEPYDVVEPVLNLHTLIGWSLSAILAGLTAWRFILRSRDPQTLPLPYLGVGVLITCLVCFQIYLGDKLVWIYGLHTVPVIEATRNGVL from the coding sequence ATGCTTGACTTCCTGCCCCCCCTTAACGATCACAATTTGCCCTACCCCGATACCATTCACCCGATCGTGGTTCATTTCGTGATTGCGATGGTGCTATTTGCCTTCCTTTGTGATGTGATTGGCTATTTCACCCGCAATGTCCGGTTGTTTGAGGTGAGCTGGTGGAATCTATTTTTTGCCACCCTGTCGATCTTTATTGCAGTTCTGTTTGGACAGGTAGAAGCAGGTCTGGCGGAACCCTACGATGTCGTTGAGCCGGTTCTGAATCTGCACACCCTGATTGGCTGGTCGCTTTCGGCAATTTTGGCGGGGCTTACTGCCTGGCGCTTTATTTTACGCTCCCGCGATCCCCAAACCCTGCCCCTTCCCTACCTGGGAGTTGGGGTGCTCATCACTTGCCTGGTCTGCTTTCAAATTTATCTGGGAGACAAGCTGGTTTGGATCTATGGCCTGCATACGGTGCCTGTTATTGAAGCGACTAGAAATGGAGTGTTGTGA
- a CDS encoding cytochrome c oxidase subunit II, whose translation MKLSNILTLVAIAAVLVLASLWMAHQSHSWLPPVATEEARLVDELFSLLVGLGTFIFLGVSGFIFYSVLTQRTSRFDLSDGPPIEGNTTLEIVWTGIPILLVFFIAGYSYHIYEKMAIRGPMEIVHLHTPLEMQTAYAAPLNSEPVEEIEVHAKQWAWSFHYPEKNVTSSELHLPANHRVKLAMQTEDVIHGFYVPDFRLKQDIIPNRTIDFEFTPIREGKYRLNDSQFSGTYFAIMQANVVVESPEQYDQWLNQTATQKLVPANNQPFDEYTKRSKKGLRSGWKTVPPAPPPLVNHAGEL comes from the coding sequence ATGAAACTCTCGAATATCTTGACCCTGGTTGCGATCGCTGCGGTTCTTGTCCTTGCCAGTCTCTGGATGGCGCACCAGTCCCACTCCTGGCTTCCTCCCGTTGCCACCGAAGAAGCCAGGCTGGTGGATGAGTTATTCAGTCTGCTGGTCGGTCTGGGAACATTCATTTTTCTGGGGGTGAGTGGCTTTATCTTCTACTCAGTTTTGACCCAACGCACCAGCCGCTTTGACTTGAGTGATGGCCCCCCGATCGAAGGCAACACCACCCTGGAAATTGTTTGGACAGGAATTCCCATTCTTCTCGTGTTTTTCATTGCGGGCTACAGCTATCACATCTACGAAAAAATGGCGATTCGGGGTCCGATGGAAATTGTGCATCTGCATACCCCCCTGGAAATGCAGACTGCCTATGCTGCCCCTTTGAACAGCGAACCTGTAGAAGAGATTGAAGTGCATGCCAAACAGTGGGCATGGTCATTTCACTACCCCGAAAAGAATGTCACCAGTTCCGAACTCCATCTCCCCGCAAATCACCGAGTTAAGCTGGCAATGCAGACTGAGGACGTAATCCACGGCTTCTATGTCCCCGACTTTCGCCTCAAGCAGGACATCATCCCCAACCGGACGATCGACTTTGAGTTCACCCCCATTCGCGAAGGCAAGTATCGTCTCAACGATTCCCAATTTAGTGGTACCTACTTCGCCATCATGCAGGCAAATGTGGTCGTCGAGTCACCCGAACAGTACGATCAGTGGCTCAATCAAACTGCTACCCAAAAATTGGTTCCCGCCAACAACCAACCCTTTGATGAATATACGAAGCGATCGAAAAAAGGACTGCGATCGGGCTGGAAAACCGTTCCCCCTGCACCACCACCGCTCGTCAACCATGCCGGAGAGTTGTAA
- the ctaD gene encoding cytochrome c oxidase subunit I yields the protein MTNIPVEGIGIPGEKPKFQPPPGWKRYFSFSTDHKVIGIQYLVTSFTFFLIGGFLAMIIRAELITPESDLIDRTLYNSMFTMHGTIMIFLWIFPSLVGLSNYLVPLMIGARDMAFPRLNAAAFWLIPVVGILLMASFFLPDGTAQAGWWVYPPVSLQNPGGHLISGQAVWILAVAISGISSIMGAVNFVATIVKMRAPGMTFFRMPVFVWTVLSAQLIQLTALPALTAGAVMLLFDLTVGTSFFNSAKGGNPVLFQHFFWFYSHPAVYVMALPAFGIFSEVIPVYARKPLFGYKVVAVSSLLIAGVSLLVWVHHMFTSGTPGWMRMIFMLSSMCVGVPTGIKIFAWTATLWKGKIRLQTPMLFALGAVLMFLFAGITGIMLASVPIDIHVNNTYFVVGHFHYVVYGTVTMGLFAGIYHWFPKMTGRMYYEGLGVLHFWLAFIGTNLNFLPMHPLGLQGMLRRVSSYDPEYAFWNVLASLGAFLLGISTLPFILNLLGAWVQGEKAPDNPWRAIGLEWLVSSPPPIENFAEIPIVVSEPYGYGKDEPLVENAAAVRGE from the coding sequence ATGACAAACATCCCCGTCGAAGGAATTGGTATCCCTGGTGAAAAACCCAAATTTCAGCCACCCCCCGGATGGAAACGCTATTTCAGCTTCAGTACCGATCACAAAGTGATTGGAATTCAATATCTGGTGACTTCATTCACCTTTTTCCTGATCGGTGGGTTTCTTGCCATGATTATTCGGGCAGAGCTGATTACCCCAGAATCAGATTTAATCGATCGCACCCTCTACAACAGCATGTTCACCATGCACGGCACGATCATGATCTTTTTGTGGATCTTTCCGTCGCTAGTGGGACTATCCAACTACCTGGTGCCGCTGATGATTGGGGCGCGGGACATGGCATTTCCCCGGTTAAATGCAGCAGCATTCTGGCTGATTCCGGTGGTCGGCATTTTGTTAATGGCAAGCTTCTTTTTGCCGGATGGCACAGCTCAAGCAGGATGGTGGGTTTATCCTCCAGTCAGCCTCCAGAATCCCGGTGGTCATTTGATCAGCGGGCAGGCAGTCTGGATTCTGGCAGTGGCGATTTCGGGGATTTCCTCGATTATGGGAGCGGTCAACTTTGTTGCCACGATCGTCAAAATGCGGGCACCGGGGATGACCTTCTTTCGGATGCCCGTTTTCGTTTGGACGGTGTTGAGTGCCCAATTAATTCAGCTCACAGCACTGCCTGCTTTGACGGCTGGAGCTGTCATGCTGCTGTTTGATTTAACCGTAGGCACCAGCTTCTTTAACTCTGCCAAAGGCGGCAATCCGGTTCTGTTTCAGCACTTCTTCTGGTTTTACTCCCATCCTGCCGTCTACGTGATGGCGCTACCGGCCTTCGGCATTTTCTCAGAAGTCATTCCGGTCTATGCCCGCAAACCACTATTCGGCTACAAGGTGGTTGCCGTTTCTTCCCTGCTGATTGCTGGCGTGAGTTTGCTGGTCTGGGTGCATCACATGTTTACCAGTGGCACTCCGGGTTGGATGCGGATGATCTTCATGCTTTCCAGTATGTGCGTGGGAGTGCCGACTGGGATCAAGATTTTTGCCTGGACTGCCACGCTCTGGAAAGGCAAAATTCGACTGCAAACACCCATGCTGTTTGCCCTGGGAGCTGTCCTGATGTTTTTGTTTGCTGGCATCACCGGAATTATGCTGGCATCGGTGCCGATCGACATTCACGTCAACAACACCTATTTCGTCGTTGGTCACTTTCATTATGTCGTCTATGGCACCGTCACAATGGGGCTGTTTGCAGGCATTTACCACTGGTTCCCCAAAATGACCGGGCGGATGTATTACGAGGGATTGGGAGTACTCCACTTCTGGCTGGCATTCATCGGCACTAATTTGAATTTTCTGCCCATGCATCCCCTCGGATTACAGGGAATGCTACGGCGCGTTTCCTCCTACGATCCGGAGTATGCATTCTGGAATGTCCTTGCCAGTTTGGGAGCATTCTTGCTGGGCATTTCCACCCTGCCCTTTATTCTGAACCTGTTAGGTGCCTGGGTTCAGGGCGAAAAAGCACCCGACAATCCCTGGCGGGCGATCGGACTGGAATGGCTGGTTTCTTCCCCCCCTCCAATTGAAAACTTCGCAGAAATCCCGATCGTCGTTTCAGAACCCTACGGCTATGGCAAGGATGAACCGTTAGTTGAGAATGCAGCGGCAGTGAGGGGGGAGTAG
- a CDS encoding nuclear transport factor 2 family protein, translating to MTDTEASNLALVRSYLAAIEAGAVDDDLGKFFTPDAVQVELPNLLNPKGGESDLPTILARSKQGQKLLSAQRYEIRSEIAQGSRAAVEVLWTGTLALALGELAAGSTIRACFAMFFEFSHGQIRSQRNYDCFEPW from the coding sequence ATGACAGACACTGAAGCAAGTAACCTAGCTCTAGTACGCTCTTATCTAGCCGCCATTGAAGCAGGCGCAGTAGATGATGACCTGGGGAAATTCTTTACCCCTGATGCAGTTCAAGTAGAGTTGCCAAACCTTCTCAATCCGAAAGGAGGTGAAAGTGACCTTCCAACCATTCTTGCCCGGTCTAAGCAAGGACAGAAGCTATTAAGCGCCCAGCGTTATGAGATTCGCTCTGAAATTGCCCAGGGATCGAGGGCCGCAGTCGAGGTGTTATGGACAGGAACACTTGCGCTCGCACTGGGTGAATTGGCTGCTGGCTCAACGATAAGAGCCTGCTTCGCGATGTTTTTTGAATTCAGTCATGGTCAAATTCGATCACAACGTAACTATGACTGCTTTGAACCATGGTGA